The genomic DNA TTCCCTCAAATTCTGTGGGATGTTCATCAACAGGGGAATTCGCGAGAACGTTTTTTTGTGCCTCCTTATCGAGACCCGTTAAATCCGAACCTCGACCCAGGTATCGTCGCCGGCATCAATGTGCTGGGAACTCGAGCGGTAATGGATATGCAACGGGAAGGGTTAAATGGAATCGCTACCGGAGTTTCTTATGACAACTGGTGGAACGGTGGAAACCGAAGTGTGCCCGCGCGTCACAACACAATCGGAATTCTGACCGAAGCGGCTTCGGTTAAGATTGCCTCTCCAGTCTTTCAGGAAGAAACCGTGTTGGGAGATCCCCTGGGGCAAAAGAAATATCAGCCATCCAACAGTTTTATTCAGCCGTGGCCGGGCGGATGGTGGCGATTGAATGATATTGTTAAGTACGAACTTTCGTTCGGCCGTTCACTCCTGGCGAGCATCAATCGAGAACCGGAGTTCTGGTTGAGAAATGCCATGGAGGCAGCCGAGCGAAGTATTGCCTCTGGAAAAGCCGGCGGCCCTCGAGCCTGGCTGATAACAATTGAAAATCGTGACCTGCATGCCGTCCGACGTCTTGCCGATATCCTGATGGCTTCTGGTGTCGAAGTGAGCAAAGCCGATGCGGAGTTTGTGGCTGATGGGCGAACTTACCCTCCTGGCACACTCATCATCTGGCGCGATCAACCATACGGCAATTACGTTAAAGATCTATTTGAACTCCAGAAATTCCCCGAGGGAAGGGCTCCCTATGATGTTTCAGGCTGGACGATTCCATTACTGATGGGAGTCCATCGCGTTACTGTCAACCATGACTTTCAGGCAAACGTGTCGCTGCTCCCAAATTCAGGAGCGTCGACAACAGAGTTTCCAGGTGACAAACGTCTGGCCGATCCCTCTGCCAGCAACGCCCTTTCCTCTCTCGATAGTAGTAGCTGGACTAAACTGGTCAACAGTTTGCAAGCTGGAACTGAACATCGATTCGTTGTGAAAGGAGCAAACGCCGGACTTATTCTTCCGGGAGCAAAACCTGAAGAAGACACACTTCCCATTCGCAGCGTTCCCCGAATTGGTGTGTATGCCCCTTGGACAGGAAGTATGGATGAGGGCTGGCTGCGGTGGGTGCTCGATGAATTTGAGATTCCCTTCCAGACACTTCGCAATGAAACCATTCGAGCCGGGAGATTAGAGGATCTCGTGGATGTCATCATCATCCCTGATGTCACCAAAGTTCAATTAAATCATGGCCGCAAACCGGAACCTTCTCCACCTCAGTTTAGCGAGGGACTGGAACCAGAGGGAGCAATTGCCCTTGAACGTTTCGTTCGGCAAGGGGGACGAGTTATCGCCTTTGATGATGCGAGCAACTGGATGATTGACCTCCTGCAACTTCCACTCGTAGATGTCACCGAAGAAAAATCAGCCAAGGAATTTTCGTGTCCGGGAAGTGTTCTGCGTAGTGTCTTTGAGGAGCATCCCTTCACGGCTGGCCTACCTCCAGATATTGCAGTTTACTTTGCGAAGTCGACAGCATGGCGAGTGAAAAACAAAGAGGAACTTAAAGATGTAGAACTCAAACCCGAGACCGTTACGACTTTGCTGAAGTATGCTCCCACGCGCGTGCTGTACTCGGGGTACATCGCGAAAGAAGAAATCATTCACGATCAAATGGCTTGGGCCGTCTGTCCCTATGGCGAAGGAGATGTGCACCTGTTTGGCTTTCGCCCCCATTATCGAGCCTGGTCGCAAGCGACTTTCTCACTACTATTCCGCTCAATATTTTTTACAGCTGATAAAAAATAAATCTGCCATGTCTATTGATAATGTTGATACTTTTGGACGATGGCAAGTAATCGCGTACCAAAACCAGATCGGATCTAGAACCCATGATCGGGTACAATATTGGTCCAGATCCAGCGCCATAAATATGGACAACTTAAACCAGTCATCGACTCTTGGAAGACTGATTACGTTATTCGCTTGAGCGTAGTCAGATTCTCATGCCGTATTTGAGCATATTTGTTGAGATGAAGTATCGAGAGTAAGAAGTTCGGTCCCATTTGGATCACTGCTGAAATTAAGGTCGATATTGTTGTGTCCTGCTTCAATCTCCTAGATAAAATAATGCTTCCCACTGTAATGCTGAGGAACTATAGAAGTCCATTCTTCAGGTGGGATCTCCGTACTCACTTCCAGGTGGATTCAATTTTGAAATGCACGGGTTTTGGGTTCGAACAGTTCGTGTGGTGATTTGAATTGGTACTTTTTGCGAGGCCGGTTGTTCAACTCCATCACAGCCGCTTGAATATCCTCGGCTTTCAGTTTACGGAAATCGCTCCCCTTCAGGAAGTATTGCCGCAGAAGCCCGTTGGTGTTCTCATTCTGGCCGCGTTGCCACGGCTGGCGAGCCGGAGCAAAATAGATCGCACAATGCAGGGCTTGCTCCAACTCTCGATGACCCGAAAACTCACTCCCGTTGTCCGTCGTCAAAGTTCGAATCAATGACGATGGCAACCCCTCAAACGCAAACACCGAAGCCGCGTTCAACGTCGATGCTTTCTTGTCCGGCAGATAGCTCGCCACAAGATAGCCGGTCTTGCGTTCGACATGCGTGACAATGTAGCCGGTCCCCTTTTGACCCTCGATGGTATCCGATTCCCAGTGCCCGATCCGCGAACGATTGCGTGCAGAAACCGGTCGCTGATCCATTGGCTTTTTGGTCGGGTCGCATCGTCTGGAGATCCCTGTGCCGTAGCGTTTGCGGCGTTTCTTTCTCGATTGACGCAGCTGCCTGTAGATGTTGCCGCCCTGCTTTTTGTTTGCTTTGATCCAGGCGTAAATCGTCTCAATGGATATTCGCATTCTGGCCTCCCGAGGATGCAGTCGCAAGAGTTGACCTGCAATCTGTTCCGGCGACCACTTGAGAGACAACTTATCGAGCAGGAATTCTTTGAGCGGAGCGTGGTTGAGTTTCCAGGGGAGTTTGCAGAGTTGTCGACGCCGTCGCGCTTTGCGGTCGGCTTTCCCGGCGAAATACTTCCCGGTCGCATCCGAATTCCGCCGCAGTTCTCGGGAGATCGTGCTGGGGTCTCGGGATAACTCGCGCGCAATTTCTATTCGAGAGTGTCCCAGGGCGTGCATGTGCGCTATGGAATCACGTTCCTCAGCAGTAAGATGCGTGTGTGACATTCGTGATTTCTTCTTAGTAGGATTGATGGTCGTTTGGTCAAAACAAACCATCTCACGAATGTCACTCTTTTTCCATCAACCCGTGCATTTCAAAATTGAATCCACCTTTCTTTTATATTCATCTCATCATTGTAAACGCTGATAACGCAACATTACCTTTGGTATTAGGTGCATAAATTAGTTGATATTTTTTACCAACGAACTCGGACGGATCAATTTCGCATAAATCAGTTGAATTTGCCGCCCGACCACTTAATCCTAATAAGAATCTACCGTATTTATTTGCCGATCTGGGAGCCATTTTTGGCTTATCAGCAAAGGCGGCATACTTGATTCCCTCTTCGCCTTCGAAGTCGAACCTTCGATAAATGGTCTGTTTATCGCTTTTTTCGTTTATCAGCCAATCAGTCATGCCAATAAATTTCGCTTCGTAAGCTCCCGCTTCAATCGTCATCACGTCACTGTTAACGACGATTTTTTCACTAACGTACTCGCTCATAATTTAATATACTTTACTTTTTAATGTGTATTTTCTCCTTCCGCTTTTTCGTTGACAATTTCTACTTCGAAATTTCAACAATTAGTTTTTTCAAGTTGTTCAAGTTTATAAGTTTACAAGTTGGTCAGGTTATCAAGTTAATAAATCAGTTTTTTCAAGTTGTTCAAGTTCTTCAGTTTTTTGACCCATCCACTATTTTTTGGTA from Rubinisphaera italica includes the following:
- a CDS encoding IS30 family transposase; protein product: MSHTHLTAEERDSIAHMHALGHSRIEIARELSRDPSTISRELRRNSDATGKYFAGKADRKARRRRQLCKLPWKLNHAPLKEFLLDKLSLKWSPEQIAGQLLRLHPREARMRISIETIYAWIKANKKQGGNIYRQLRQSRKKRRKRYGTGISRRCDPTKKPMDQRPVSARNRSRIGHWESDTIEGQKGTGYIVTHVERKTGYLVASYLPDKKASTLNAASVFAFEGLPSSLIRTLTTDNGSEFSGHRELEQALHCAIYFAPARQPWQRGQNENTNGLLRQYFLKGSDFRKLKAEDIQAAVMELNNRPRKKYQFKSPHELFEPKTRAFQN
- a CDS encoding M14 family metallopeptidase: MFNRLMLSLCLTVSLVSSLVLSANRIYAQEPVQSDGVRSPEDYLRRPVGTDFKLADWPTVSDYYRQLADQSENVLLREVGKTTEGREFLIAVISSKTNLENLDEIKKQTSIVTDPRNRSDEEKQWAINEGKVVLFVTPTMHATEAAATEMGMQFAWQLATSQEEPFRSARENIVVVITPSLNPDGVDHVVQWYREHVFTPFEGTSMTKLYQYYTGHDNNRDWFMLTQAETRHLTGLMYQEWFPQILWDVHQQGNSRERFFVPPYRDPLNPNLDPGIVAGINVLGTRAVMDMQREGLNGIATGVSYDNWWNGGNRSVPARHNTIGILTEAASVKIASPVFQEETVLGDPLGQKKYQPSNSFIQPWPGGWWRLNDIVKYELSFGRSLLASINREPEFWLRNAMEAAERSIASGKAGGPRAWLITIENRDLHAVRRLADILMASGVEVSKADAEFVADGRTYPPGTLIIWRDQPYGNYVKDLFELQKFPEGRAPYDVSGWTIPLLMGVHRVTVNHDFQANVSLLPNSGASTTEFPGDKRLADPSASNALSSLDSSSWTKLVNSLQAGTEHRFVVKGANAGLILPGAKPEEDTLPIRSVPRIGVYAPWTGSMDEGWLRWVLDEFEIPFQTLRNETIRAGRLEDLVDVIIIPDVTKVQLNHGRKPEPSPPQFSEGLEPEGAIALERFVRQGGRVIAFDDASNWMIDLLQLPLVDVTEEKSAKEFSCPGSVLRSVFEEHPFTAGLPPDIAVYFAKSTAWRVKNKEELKDVELKPETVTTLLKYAPTRVLYSGYIAKEEIIHDQMAWAVCPYGEGDVHLFGFRPHYRAWSQATFSLLFRSIFFTADKK